The genomic segment ATCTAATACCATATGTTTTGAAATTTCTACTGCTTTAATAAGCTGTGAAGAATTGGTTTTATCTACATTAAATTCAGTCCTTGATGAACATAAGATTCCTCTATTTGGCGGATCTGCTGGTGACAAAGGTAAGGCTGAAAAAACAATGGTTTCTTTTAACGGCATAGTATACAACAATACATGTGCTTTTGTAATCATCAAAAATTTAAGTGGTAAAATCAGATTATACAGAGAAAATATCTATAAAAAAACTGCTCACTATTTTACTGCCACTAAAGTAGATACAAGAAATCGTATAGTATATGAGTATGATAATAAACCAGCAGCACTTGTTATGGCACAAGCATTAAACACCTCTGTTGAAAATCTTCCCAAATATTTAGATAGTTATCCTTTAGGTAGAATTATCGGAAGTGATATGTATATTACAGCAAATCAAATGGTTACTAAAAATAATGGGATGTCATACCATGCGAAAGTATATAATAATTCAAAAATGGTTCTTTTAGAGCCTGATGATTATAAAAATGTAATTAATGAAACAATTGCTACTGTGAAAAAAGAAGTTCCAAATCCATCATTAGCTATTATGGTTAACTGTCTGGCAAGATCAATGCTTTTCGAAACAGATGGGTATTTAAATGAGTTTGCTAAAAATATGGGAAATGCTTTAGGTAACTATATAGGTTTTGCAGGTTATGGAGAACAGCTTAGAGATCAACACTTTAATCAAACAATGGTTCTTGCTGTATTTGAATAGAATGAGGTAATGCGATATGAATTGGTTTAAATTTAGAAAAAATAAAAATCAAAACGAAGAAGAAAATATTCAAAATGAACAGAATAACAAATTAAACACAGAAAAAACGTCTAATTACGATAAATATGTTAACTATGGTATTTTACATATGGAAAAGAAATTTGGAGAATTCATGGATGAAGAAGTTAGAGTGACTCAATCCATTAAAGAAATTGACAATACATATTCAAAAATCAATGCCATACAAAATGTAATTAACAATATAGACTCTAATTTTAATGATTTTAGCCAATATGCTAATAAAATTAATGATGTTATGAATCGTTCTGACAGTGCAGTAAACCAGGCAGATAATAAAATGGGTACGTTGGCAGATAAAATTAACGGAACATGTACTCAGCTAGATTCAATTACAGAGGCTTTTCATGAATTAGAAAATAACTCTAGAAACATTCAAAATATGTCAAATAGTATAACAGGCATAGCTAGCAATACAAATCTCCTGGCTTTAAATGCATCTATTGAAGCAGCAAGAGCTGGTGAAGCAGGTAGAGGTTTTTCTGTTGTAGCAGATGAAATTAGAAAATTATCTTTATCAACAACAGAATTAGTTAGTGGAATTGATAAAAGTGTTAAAGAATTATATGAAAGCATAGATTCTCTTAGAGAGGAAATCAGAAATTCTAAAACCGCAATTACTGATAACTATGAATATGCTCAAAATGTTCAAAAAGATTTCAAACAAGTAACTGATTGTACTATTGAAGCAAAAGAGTTTAGCCAGCATATAATTAAAGGAATTGAGCGTACAAGCTCTGAGATTAGTGGTGCAGTAACTGGTGTTGACTCTGTGACTGAGATTGTGAATTCTTTGGGTAATAAATTAGATACATTAAATTTAAGAATGAGCACAAGATCAACTATTATCTGCGATATTATAAACTTTATGCAGCAGATTGAAAATTTGCTAGCTGATTCTATTAATGATAATGGAAAGTAATTAAATATAATTTATATCATCAACAATTCTATTATCCCTTATTTCTTGTATTATATATAAAAGCTGAGATTTTCCCAATGGTACAAATCTCAGCTTTTATAAAAATTATTTAACAATATCAAGCTTCATACTATTTGTATCTTCAAAGCCCTTTAATATGTCTCAGCCCTTATGTTTCTTATAAATTGTTAACTTTTTTTATTTTTACCTTCTTAAATTCTTAAATTTTTAAATTGTAAAAAAGTTTTATTTAAAACAATGTTTATTCAAAAGAATATTTGTTTAAATATATGATATACTAATCTACCTTATTAGATGAATTTAATATACTCATCTATAAGTAATTCTTGATATGCAGCTCTCTGTTCTTTATTTATTGCTTCTTTAATATCCATTAATTCTTCAGATTTTAAGTTTTCTAGTATTGCTAATCTTTTTTGGTTTATTGGTTCTAATGATTTAATTTTTTCATATATAGACCTATCATATAACATAAATTTTACTTTATCCTTATATTTTTGTTTTATTTTATCAGCAATAAGCAAACCTTCTGGATCAAAATCACCTGCATAATAAATGGTTTTTAAATCAGCTATTTTATCAATAATAATATATGAAGATAAATTTAATTGTCCACTTGTACACATTAATGATGCTTTGCTTTTTATCTGCTTTGATACGCTACTAAAAACAGAGGGATTTTCAAAAATATAAACTTCATCATTTTCAGCTTTTATGCACTTTATCTTTAATAAATTTGATATTGAAAGCTGCAATGGTTCCTTCCATTCATTAAACAATTTTATTGGTTTTATTTCACTACCATCTTCATCAAAGGCATTTAGACCAAAAACAGTTGTATGATTAGATATTTCGTCTTTTAAGATTCCAACATTATAATATAATTCATTTATTTCTTCTAATGCCTCTGCACCTTTTTTATTTAAAATAAAATTTATTCCATGAATTAATAATTTCCCAGTGTAAGTATCTAAATCAAAAAAATGTGGATTTTTAGTCATTTGGGCCGCAAACACTGATATGTTCTCTTTAGAACTATATGTATAAGGAAGTTTACTTAATGAATCATTTACTAATATCAATTCATTAAGTAAGATATTAAGAGTATTATTTTCCTTATATTCTTTATATTTTCTAATTACTGTATTATAACCTCTTGCTTTATTCTCCTCTAAATATCTAAACCAATCCTTACCTCTACCATTTTGAGATTTATTAATTATAGTTTCAAAAAAATCATTTATACTATTTTTTTCTGTTTCTCTTAATTCCTTATTGCTTTTAAGCTCACTTCCTATAACTTTTTCCATTAATTCTATAAAAGAGTAACCTTTAAGTTTTTTTATAAAAAGTTCTTCAACCAAAGCGCATTTAATCTTTGCCTTTCCATCATAAAGCACATTTTGATCGAAATTCATAAGCACATAAGTATCTTCTTCAGACTTTGATTTTATTACAAAAGAGCCTGTTATTTTTCCATATTTCTTAAACTTATTGTAGACTTCTTTAAAAATCACTTTATACATTTTATTGCTATTTATTAAAGCCAAAGCCTCTTCCATAATGCTAAACCTCAACTTCCATTGTCTTTACTTTACCATTCCAGTGATATTTAAAAGGCAGAACTACATCCTCCCCTTGTCTTATAAGTTCATATATAGATAAACTTTTTACACTTTCATAAGTTCCCCATAATACTTGAGAGTTTAAAACATAATCAAGCTTTAAATTTTCGATTAATGTAAACATATTACTAATGTTATCTTCGTCTACTCCTGCAAAAGCTTCATCTAAGGATATTATTCTAGGACAATCCTTTTTATCTGCACTATTATATCTGGCATTTACTGCTGCAAAAAGCGGTACATACATTGCCATTGCTTTTTCTCCACCAGAAAGTTTAAAAAATTCATTATCTGTTAATTCCTTTTTTCTTTCTGTTGGTTTTGAAAATGATAATTGAAATTCAAACCATTCTCTATAATCCAATACTTCCTTTATTATGGTATGATAATTTCTGCTTAAACCATCTTTATCCACAATACGCTTCTGTCTCTTTAATTTTTCTTTAAAATGCTCAGAAACACTTTTTCTTTGCTCTTCTGTCATAAAGTGCGGTGTGCTTAGTATTTCAGTTAAATCTTTTATGTTAATTTCACCTTCATTTTCAGCCTTCTTTGGTCTCCAATTTAGATATAATTTAAAACCGCTTGATGTATCCATATTTCCCATAAGTTCATCAATTTCTTTTACCCAGCCTTTTGCCTTATGGATTTTAGCATTTATTTTACTGCTTAAGGTATTTATTAGAGTATCCTCAAATACCTCTCTTTCTTTTTCATTTATAAGTAATGCCTGCTCTTCTAATGCACTTTCAAGATAACTTATTAATTGATAAATAGATATATCCTTCTTATTAAATTTTATCTTTATATCTAATCTTGCAGATCCTTTGAAAATTTCATTTTTAGTATCATCACTTTCATCATAATTAAAAATATTTTCAAGTTTAGGATGATAATCTATAAGGTACCCTTTATTTAAATTGAAATTTTCATAGAGTAATGACTGAATATTAACATTTTCTCGTATATTATTAGAATTTTCAATACTCCAATTAATGGACTCCTTAAACTCTAATTCACTTAATTCCTCTATGTATTTAAGATTAAGTTCATTTCTAACAATCTCTTCAAAATAATTTAACTGAGTTTTTTCTTCTAATATACTCTTTCTTTTTAGATCAATTTTTTCTTCAATAAATCCTATTGCTGTTTCTTCTCTGGCAATAAAGTCTGAAATCTCCTGTATTTTTTCAGGATAATTCGTTATTATATTTGTTACAAGGGCATATTCTTCTTGAAGTTTACCTAAATCAAATATTTTAATTGCTTCTGTTAATCCTTGAATATTATTTATTCTTTCATTTCTTTTATCCTTAAGCTTATATAACTCCCCATTTACATTATCTAAATTATATAATATATCTTCAATATACTCTTCAAGCTGTTTTCTTTCTTTATGTTTATAATAAATCTCTATCAATTGATTTTGTAAACTGTTTATTGTTTTTCTATAATCTGAAATCCCCTTCATTGCTTCTTCATAGCTTTTTTTATTTTTAGGGATTTTAATGCCTTCACTTTCAGTGAATAATTTTATTTTTAAACTTTTAACTTCTTCTTTTAAGCCATATATCTTCTCATTTATATACTGAAGGTCACTTACCTCTTTATCTAAACTCTTTATATTTTCATCTATTACCTTTATGGTTTCTTTAATATCATCAGTTTTAGGGAATTCCTCTTTTTCCTTATTTAAAATAGAACTTCTTTCAATTAAGCCATCTATATTTTTAGCATATATTTCTTTTTCTTTATTTTTCTCATTTTTGTATTTCTCTAAGTTTTTTATTCTTTCTTTTCTATAATTTTCTCTTGAATTAAGACCAATATATTTTAAATTATAATCATCATTACTATAACCATTAATTATCCCAATACCAAATTCACTGTCTTTAATATAAGTATTATTTTTATTTCCTTCATTTATTGATATGGACATCAATATACTTTTTACATCTTCTTTATATGTATTCGCAAAAACTTCATTTTCAATATTAAAATACTCATAAATATTCTCTTCTTCACAATTTACATCACTAAAAATAATTCTATAATTTATATTTTCTAATACTTCTAAAGCTTTATTTTTAAACTCTTCTGGAACTATTAATGAAGTTAATATTCCCATATTCAAAAGACTGCCTTCTAGGCTTTTTCTCTTTGTTTCATCTAAATCATCTTTAAAATCAATTACTTTATAGAAATCTTCATATGGAATCAAATTCTCATCTAGCTTTTCTTTAACTTTTAAAAGGTAAGCCTCATCTTCAATTACTTCCTTAGAATTAACTAGATTATCAATTTCTTTATTTACAGTCTCTATATCTTCAAGTACCTTTTTCATATAAATTTCGCTGTTTAGCTTTAATTCATTTATTTTATTTTTTATAGTTTCTGCTATTTCGCTAATATTGTTTCTAATGTTATCACAATGACTTATTTCATAGATTTCATTTACTTGTTTATAGATTTCTATTATTTGTTCTTTACCTATACTAAGTTCCTTAAGGTTTGTTATATATTCATTAATCTTTTCAATATATTCACTTTTAACAGTAGTTAAATATTCTTTTGACTCTGAGAGTATGTTTTCTTTAGTTTTCACAATTCCCTGCTGCTTGCTTTGTTTTTCTTCCATAAGATTTAAATCATTTGTTATATTTTCATACTTAGCAATTAAGTTATAAGAAGACCTTACTGCATTATCATATTCCTCTATGCTGGTTAAAATATTTTTAAAATCATACTCTGTATCTTTATCTAAAATACCTCTAAAATCTTCAGTATGTTCAAAAAATGATTCGTCTCTATAATACTCTTCATCATCAAGAATTTCTTTAAAATTCTTTGTTTTTTTATACAATTCATTATCTAATTCTTTAGTTACATTTTCTTTTTCTATTTTAGTTTGAAGTATTCTATTACTCTCATTTTCTTTTGTTTTTATTTCTGCTTCAATTTCTTTTAGTACTTTTTCTTCCTTTGATATTTCATCTCTAAGAGCAAAACCTTTATTTCCTTTTAATGTTGATTCCTTAATTTTAGCTTTATTAAGCTCATTTTGCATTTCCTTTAATGTAATCTTTTGATTATATGTATCTTTCTCCTTCTCTTTTAACTCACTTTCAATTTTTTCTAATGACTTAGTAAGCTTTTCAACGTTAGTTAATTTGTTTTTATATTTAACTGCCTTTTCGTATAATACATTTAAATTATATTTATCAAATACTTTTTTTATCTTACTTGCGCCTTCTATGCTCTTTTTAAGCTCTTCAAGTCTTAAATTTAAATTATCCATGTTATCCATGGCTTCCGCCATAGGTCTTAAATCATCATCAGATAAAGTGTTTAGAGATTCCTTTAAAATCTCATAAATTACTGTTGGCTTAAAATCCTTTGATAATTTTGGACTTCTAAGCTGAATCAATAAATTTAAAAGATCTTTGTAACTTTCAATATCAGAATATCCAAATAAATGTTCATTTACTTTTTCCATATATTCTTTCTGGCTTGTTGTAAAGATATTTCCATTATCTAACTCATTTTGCAGCTGTTTTGATGTAAGAGGAAGCTTTTGACCTGAGAATTTATATAATTTAAAATCAACATTTATTCTTCTTCCATCTTTTAATATAAAATACCAGGAATCTAACTGTTTGGCTTTACGTCCCCTCATTCCCATGCCTATTGTTATGTAATTATTTGATTCAGGTTTTACAAACTCAATGTATAAATAAGAAATTCTATCTTCATCTTTTTCATCAACAAGTATGTAATTTTCTATTTTTCTTGCATTTGATCCAAAAGGGTCTAACCTTGAAGGTCTTTTATCTCCATCAAGGAGAAGAGGTATAAAACTTTGGGTAGTTACTGACTTTCCGCTTCCATTAGTTCCTCTAAATATAATTTTGCCATTTGATAATTTAAATTCTTCATCATCATAATACCAAAAATTAAATAATCCAAATTTATTAGCTGTCCATCTCTCCATCTATTTTTCCTCTCCATTATAATCATCAGGGTATTTACCTGTAGCTTTTACTATTAACGGCATTAATTCAACATAACCATCTTTAACATTAATTAAATAATATTCTTCCATAAATCTTTTTATAGTTCCTAAGTAGTAACTATCTAAAGCATCCCTAAAGGCCTTAGTAAAACCATGTCCATATTTCTTTTTAACTTCTAATAATATTTTATCGAAAAGTTCTTCTTTTATAATAATTGTATCTTTCTCATTTATAATAAGCTTTCCATCTTCAAGCATATCTTTTATTTTCCTGTTAACAAATAGTGTTATTGCACTTTCTCCTTTTCCATTTGGAAAAGTGTCCCTAATTTCATTTGCATTTTTTATTACTGCCATGGCCCCATTTTTATGAATATGAATATCCCATTCAAGATATTTTTCAAAGGTACTTTTTATAGAATTTCTATAATTTTTTATGTACTCATAATCACTACTATTTTCGTTATTATATACTATAGGGGATAAGGTAAGCTCTCTAAAAACTCTATTTTTTCGTATAATACCTTTATCAGTACTAATTCCCTCTATTGCATCTTCTAAAAGTTCAATATAACTTTCTGAATCAAAAATTTCTCTATTAAATCTTCTGACTACATACCTAGAAATTCCTGTACTTTCATATAATACTTCACCATTTTCACTTTTATTAAACTCTTCTTCTTCACCATCATTTTTCTTAATGATTCCAAGTTCTAAAGAAAATTTTAATACTGTTATTAAACTTTTTCTATTTTTAAATACTGTCCATTCTATTTTTTCACCAGGATAATTATGTTCTATATATTCAGTTACATTTGATAAAATAAACTGCTCTTCTTTATTTTTATCTTCAAGATACATTAAAATAAGCAAAAAGAAAATATATTCTTTTTTATTATTAAAGCTCTGTATTCCCATCCAGCTTTTAGGTATTGCCGGAATTTTTTCAAGCTTAATAAAATCCTCTTTAATAATCAGATTATATGAAAGATTATCATTTATAAATTCTCGATAATTATCAATATTATCTATAATATCATAATAAAGCTCACGATCTTTTTCCTTTAAAATAATGTAGTTTTCAAGTAGCTGTGTAAATTTCATTAAAAATTATTCCTCCTTGAAAATAAGTTCATATGCAGGCATAGTTAAATCACCATCTTTGCATTTTATAAGTATGGTTTCATTTTTGTCTAAATTTTCAACCTTATAAAACTTTCCAAATTCATTTTTAACCCATTCATTATTTTTTCTATTTAAACCTAAAGACAGCCATCTTAAAAATACTGTCCTTTCCTCTCTTGTTATACCATCTAAATCCTTAAAAGATAATTTATTGTTTTTTATTCTAC from the Clostridium beijerinckii genome contains:
- a CDS encoding FIST signal transduction protein — its product is MNYKVGKSSKGDLNEAVSEATLGLKAPKLILFFSNVEPFEEYSKKIKEKFQNSIIIGSTTFASFCMDGAYKNSLIVMGIEDGIECYADILEEVDKYPLKYIDRVTKCVNNFRDKSNTICFEISTALISCEELVLSTLNSVLDEHKIPLFGGSAGDKGKAEKTMVSFNGIVYNNTCAFVIIKNLSGKIRLYRENIYKKTAHYFTATKVDTRNRIVYEYDNKPAALVMAQALNTSVENLPKYLDSYPLGRIIGSDMYITANQMVTKNNGMSYHAKVYNNSKMVLLEPDDYKNVINETIATVKKEVPNPSLAIMVNCLARSMLFETDGYLNEFAKNMGNALGNYIGFAGYGEQLRDQHFNQTMVLAVFE
- a CDS encoding methyl-accepting chemotaxis protein, with translation MNWFKFRKNKNQNEEENIQNEQNNKLNTEKTSNYDKYVNYGILHMEKKFGEFMDEEVRVTQSIKEIDNTYSKINAIQNVINNIDSNFNDFSQYANKINDVMNRSDSAVNQADNKMGTLADKINGTCTQLDSITEAFHELENNSRNIQNMSNSITGIASNTNLLALNASIEAARAGEAGRGFSVVADEIRKLSLSTTELVSGIDKSVKELYESIDSLREEIRNSKTAITDNYEYAQNVQKDFKQVTDCTIEAKEFSQHIIKGIERTSSEISGAVTGVDSVTEIVNSLGNKLDTLNLRMSTRSTIICDIINFMQQIENLLADSINDNGK
- a CDS encoding TIGR02679 domain-containing protein, whose product is MEEALALINSNKMYKVIFKEVYNKFKKYGKITGSFVIKSKSEEDTYVLMNFDQNVLYDGKAKIKCALVEELFIKKLKGYSFIELMEKVIGSELKSNKELRETEKNSINDFFETIINKSQNGRGKDWFRYLEENKARGYNTVIRKYKEYKENNTLNILLNELILVNDSLSKLPYTYSSKENISVFAAQMTKNPHFFDLDTYTGKLLIHGINFILNKKGAEALEEINELYYNVGILKDEISNHTTVFGLNAFDEDGSEIKPIKLFNEWKEPLQLSISNLLKIKCIKAENDEVYIFENPSVFSSVSKQIKSKASLMCTSGQLNLSSYIIIDKIADLKTIYYAGDFDPEGLLIADKIKQKYKDKVKFMLYDRSIYEKIKSLEPINQKRLAILENLKSEELMDIKEAINKEQRAAYQELLIDEYIKFI
- a CDS encoding TIGR02680 family protein — translated: MERWTANKFGLFNFWYYDDEEFKLSNGKIIFRGTNGSGKSVTTQSFIPLLLDGDKRPSRLDPFGSNARKIENYILVDEKDEDRISYLYIEFVKPESNNYITIGMGMRGRKAKQLDSWYFILKDGRRINVDFKLYKFSGQKLPLTSKQLQNELDNGNIFTTSQKEYMEKVNEHLFGYSDIESYKDLLNLLIQLRSPKLSKDFKPTVIYEILKESLNTLSDDDLRPMAEAMDNMDNLNLRLEELKKSIEGASKIKKVFDKYNLNVLYEKAVKYKNKLTNVEKLTKSLEKIESELKEKEKDTYNQKITLKEMQNELNKAKIKESTLKGNKGFALRDEISKEEKVLKEIEAEIKTKENESNRILQTKIEKENVTKELDNELYKKTKNFKEILDDEEYYRDESFFEHTEDFRGILDKDTEYDFKNILTSIEEYDNAVRSSYNLIAKYENITNDLNLMEEKQSKQQGIVKTKENILSESKEYLTTVKSEYIEKINEYITNLKELSIGKEQIIEIYKQVNEIYEISHCDNIRNNISEIAETIKNKINELKLNSEIYMKKVLEDIETVNKEIDNLVNSKEVIEDEAYLLKVKEKLDENLIPYEDFYKVIDFKDDLDETKRKSLEGSLLNMGILTSLIVPEEFKNKALEVLENINYRIIFSDVNCEEENIYEYFNIENEVFANTYKEDVKSILMSISINEGNKNNTYIKDSEFGIGIINGYSNDDYNLKYIGLNSRENYRKERIKNLEKYKNEKNKEKEIYAKNIDGLIERSSILNKEKEEFPKTDDIKETIKVIDENIKSLDKEVSDLQYINEKIYGLKEEVKSLKIKLFTESEGIKIPKNKKSYEEAMKGISDYRKTINSLQNQLIEIYYKHKERKQLEEYIEDILYNLDNVNGELYKLKDKRNERINNIQGLTEAIKIFDLGKLQEEYALVTNIITNYPEKIQEISDFIAREETAIGFIEEKIDLKRKSILEEKTQLNYFEEIVRNELNLKYIEELSELEFKESINWSIENSNNIRENVNIQSLLYENFNLNKGYLIDYHPKLENIFNYDESDDTKNEIFKGSARLDIKIKFNKKDISIYQLISYLESALEEQALLINEKEREVFEDTLINTLSSKINAKIHKAKGWVKEIDELMGNMDTSSGFKLYLNWRPKKAENEGEINIKDLTEILSTPHFMTEEQRKSVSEHFKEKLKRQKRIVDKDGLSRNYHTIIKEVLDYREWFEFQLSFSKPTERKKELTDNEFFKLSGGEKAMAMYVPLFAAVNARYNSADKKDCPRIISLDEAFAGVDEDNISNMFTLIENLKLDYVLNSQVLWGTYESVKSLSIYELIRQGEDVVLPFKYHWNGKVKTMEVEV
- a CDS encoding TIGR02678 family protein codes for the protein MKFTQLLENYIILKEKDRELYYDIIDNIDNYREFINDNLSYNLIIKEDFIKLEKIPAIPKSWMGIQSFNNKKEYIFFLLILMYLEDKNKEEQFILSNVTEYIEHNYPGEKIEWTVFKNRKSLITVLKFSLELGIIKKNDGEEEEFNKSENGEVLYESTGISRYVVRRFNREIFDSESYIELLEDAIEGISTDKGIIRKNRVFRELTLSPIVYNNENSSDYEYIKNYRNSIKSTFEKYLEWDIHIHKNGAMAVIKNANEIRDTFPNGKGESAITLFVNRKIKDMLEDGKLIINEKDTIIIKEELFDKILLEVKKKYGHGFTKAFRDALDSYYLGTIKRFMEEYYLINVKDGYVELMPLIVKATGKYPDDYNGEEK